The Noviherbaspirillum saxi genome includes a window with the following:
- a CDS encoding DUF1329 domain-containing protein gives MNKLVKAMIAAGLVAAQTGALHAAVTADEAKKLGTTLTQVGAEKAGNKDGSIPEYTGGLTTAPAGFDKSKGVRPDPFASEKPLFSVDAKNMDKYANKLTEGTKALMKAHSGYRIDVYKTHRTAALPKSVLENTVKNATRAKMSDDGASMIGARAGIPFPIPKNGTEVMMNSLGRYQGVSYVVPKYTAYNVDSAGKLVMASQGAWTQDSPYYDESKSEAPTTLSRARASYTGPARRAGEAIMTTEPLDYSDKGRRAYQYLPGQRRVRLAPDLAYDTPNPSTAGMSTFDDVNLFNGKADRFDFKLVGKKEIYVPYNAYRFTYHDKPEEVFQAKFINPAMVRWELHRVWVVEAAVKEGKRHIYSKRTFYVDEDSWITLASDQYDGRGQLWRPGFNYMTQNYDVLAQTSVVVGHYDLIAGSYYINLWPSTGGVKISDTMTPESSWAPDALAGQGVR, from the coding sequence ATGAATAAATTAGTAAAGGCAATGATTGCTGCCGGCTTGGTGGCTGCACAAACAGGCGCTCTCCACGCTGCGGTAACAGCGGACGAAGCGAAGAAACTGGGCACCACGCTGACCCAGGTCGGCGCAGAAAAGGCCGGCAACAAGGACGGCAGCATCCCCGAATACACGGGCGGCCTGACCACCGCTCCAGCCGGCTTCGACAAGTCGAAAGGCGTGCGGCCCGATCCGTTCGCCAGCGAAAAGCCACTGTTCTCGGTCGACGCGAAGAACATGGACAAGTACGCCAACAAGCTGACCGAAGGCACCAAGGCCTTGATGAAGGCCCATTCCGGCTATCGCATCGATGTCTACAAGACGCACCGCACCGCGGCACTGCCGAAGTCCGTGCTCGAAAACACGGTAAAGAATGCTACCCGTGCCAAGATGTCCGACGATGGCGCCAGCATGATTGGTGCGCGCGCCGGTATTCCGTTTCCGATACCGAAGAACGGCACTGAGGTAATGATGAACTCTCTGGGACGCTACCAGGGTGTGTCGTATGTCGTTCCCAAATATACCGCCTACAACGTCGACAGTGCCGGCAAACTGGTGATGGCATCTCAAGGCGCCTGGACTCAGGACAGCCCTTATTACGACGAGTCGAAGAGCGAGGCGCCGACGACCCTCAGTCGCGCCCGCGCCAGCTACACCGGACCGGCGCGCCGTGCCGGCGAGGCGATCATGACGACGGAACCGCTTGACTATAGCGACAAAGGACGGCGTGCTTACCAGTATCTGCCGGGACAGCGCCGGGTGCGGCTTGCACCGGACCTCGCCTACGATACGCCTAATCCAAGTACAGCAGGCATGTCGACGTTTGACGATGTCAACCTGTTCAACGGCAAAGCGGACCGTTTCGACTTCAAGCTGGTAGGCAAGAAGGAAATCTATGTCCCGTACAACGCCTATCGCTTTACGTATCACGACAAGCCCGAAGAAGTGTTCCAGGCCAAGTTCATTAACCCGGCTATGGTGCGCTGGGAGCTGCACCGCGTGTGGGTGGTGGAGGCGGCGGTGAAGGAAGGCAAGCGCCACATCTATTCGAAGCGCACCTTCTACGTGGACGAAGACAGCTGGATCACGCTTGCCAGCGATCAGTACGATGGCCGCGGCCAACTCTGGCGCCCGGGCTTTAACTACATGACCCAGAACTACGACGTGCTGGCACAAACCAGCGTAGTCGTGGGTCATTACGATCTTATCGCGGGCAGCTACTACATCAACCTCTGGCCGAGTACCGGCGGTGTGAAGATCTCGGACACCATGACGCCGGAGTCCTCCTGGGCGCCTGACGCTCTGGCAGGACAGGGCGTGCGCTAG
- a CDS encoding SDR family NAD(P)-dependent oxidoreductase, whose amino-acid sequence MTIRFDGRVAIVTGAGNGLGRVHALGLAARGAKVVINDFGGARDGKGGSSEAALAVVEEIRKAGGTAIANGANVTDFEQVKAMVEQTKAEFGRVDVLINNAGILRDKTFSKMEMADFQAVVDVHLMGSVYCTKAVWELMREQNYGRILMTTSSSGLFGNFGQSNYGAAKMALVGLMNMLTIEGAKNNIRVNTIAPIAATRMTTDVLPEAMLARIQPEQVTPGALFLVSEDAPTKTILSAGGGVFSAARIVDTAPVYFSDKELSPEALAARFSQVSDWNTARPFADSNQQVQGLIEAAVKGMQG is encoded by the coding sequence ATGACTATTCGTTTTGACGGCCGTGTGGCCATTGTGACTGGTGCAGGCAACGGCCTGGGCCGCGTACATGCACTGGGTCTTGCCGCGCGCGGCGCCAAGGTGGTGATCAACGATTTCGGCGGTGCTCGCGACGGCAAGGGCGGCTCTTCTGAAGCGGCGCTGGCAGTAGTCGAGGAAATCCGCAAGGCCGGCGGCACGGCGATCGCCAACGGCGCCAACGTCACCGACTTCGAGCAGGTCAAGGCCATGGTCGAACAGACCAAGGCCGAATTCGGCCGCGTCGACGTACTGATCAACAACGCCGGCATCCTGCGTGACAAGACCTTCTCCAAGATGGAAATGGCCGACTTCCAGGCCGTGGTTGACGTGCACCTGATGGGTTCGGTGTACTGCACCAAGGCGGTGTGGGAATTGATGCGCGAGCAGAACTACGGCCGCATCCTGATGACGACCTCGTCGTCCGGCCTGTTCGGCAACTTCGGCCAGTCCAACTACGGCGCCGCCAAGATGGCGCTGGTCGGTCTGATGAACATGCTGACGATCGAAGGCGCGAAGAACAACATCCGTGTGAACACGATCGCTCCGATCGCGGCAACGCGCATGACGACCGACGTTCTGCCGGAAGCGATGCTCGCCCGCATCCAGCCGGAACAAGTAACGCCCGGCGCGCTCTTTTTGGTCAGCGAAGACGCGCCGACCAAGACCATCCTGTCGGCCGGCGGTGGCGTGTTCTCCGCAGCCCGTATCGTGGACACCGCACCGGTGTATTTCTCCGACAAGGAATTGTCGCCGGAAGCCCTGGCGGCACGCTTCTCGCAGGTCTCCGACTGGAATACCGCACGTCCGTTCGCAGACTCCAACCAGCAGGTTCAGGGTCTGATCGAAGCAGCCGTCAAGGGCATGCAGGGCTAA
- a CDS encoding AMP-binding protein: MNEKNTNTLMHRFLHWERTQPDAVLFTQPTPDGRVVDYTWKDVGDQARRMATYLRSLQLPPNSNIAILGKNNAHWIMADVAIWMAGHISVPLYPTMNADTAQYVFEHSNTRLLFVGKLDGKTDGWNEISKVLPAHMHVVTLPMAPATDAQQWDALIDKVQPLQEVHLPRPEDLATIIYTSGTTGKPKGVMHSFGNTYTYAMGAGDFCGTTPNDRVLSYLPLAHGAERSFVESNALCHGLHVYFNDSLETFAQDLQRARPTLFISMPRLWTKFYLGICAKLPAEQQKLLFAPPEVSNPLKKHILTLLGLESVRMAFTGSAPLPVEIFDWYRNLGLELLDVYGMTENFAYSHYSRPGQVRLGYSGQALPGVQSRIAENGEIEVKCPTHMMGYYKQPELTAESMTADGFFKTGDRGEVDELGRLKITGRIKELFKTSKGKYVSPAPIENKLTHQKVEAVCVTGPGHPQPFALMMLAPDARKALQDAQASEILQAELQTLLDSVNTALEDHEKLNYLVIVKDIWTTDNGFLTPTMKIKRNIIEDRYLSKAQNWSALGKTIILETD; this comes from the coding sequence ATGAACGAAAAAAATACGAATACTTTGATGCACCGCTTTTTGCACTGGGAGCGTACCCAGCCCGACGCGGTTCTCTTCACGCAACCCACTCCCGATGGCCGGGTGGTGGACTACACGTGGAAGGATGTCGGCGACCAGGCTCGCCGCATGGCGACGTACCTGCGGTCACTCCAGCTTCCCCCAAACAGCAACATCGCAATACTCGGGAAAAACAACGCGCACTGGATCATGGCCGACGTCGCGATCTGGATGGCCGGCCATATCTCGGTACCCTTGTATCCGACCATGAATGCCGATACGGCGCAATACGTGTTTGAGCACTCCAACACGCGCTTGCTGTTTGTCGGCAAGCTCGATGGCAAGACGGACGGCTGGAACGAGATCAGCAAGGTCTTGCCGGCACATATGCATGTGGTCACCCTGCCGATGGCCCCGGCAACGGACGCACAGCAATGGGATGCACTCATCGATAAGGTTCAGCCGCTGCAGGAAGTGCATCTTCCTAGGCCCGAAGACCTCGCCACGATCATCTACACCTCGGGAACGACAGGCAAACCAAAAGGTGTCATGCACAGCTTCGGCAACACGTATACCTATGCGATGGGCGCGGGTGACTTTTGCGGAACTACCCCGAACGATCGCGTGTTGTCCTACTTGCCGCTGGCACATGGCGCCGAGCGCTCCTTCGTGGAATCGAATGCGCTTTGCCATGGCTTGCACGTCTACTTCAATGACAGTCTGGAAACGTTTGCGCAGGACTTGCAACGCGCACGGCCGACGCTGTTTATCTCGATGCCGCGTCTGTGGACCAAGTTCTACCTCGGCATCTGCGCCAAGCTTCCGGCGGAGCAGCAGAAATTGCTGTTCGCACCGCCTGAAGTCTCTAACCCGCTCAAGAAGCACATCCTCACGTTGCTGGGGTTGGAATCGGTCCGAATGGCCTTCACCGGCTCGGCCCCGCTGCCCGTGGAAATTTTCGACTGGTACCGTAACCTGGGCCTGGAACTGTTGGACGTCTACGGAATGACGGAGAATTTCGCGTATTCGCATTACAGCCGGCCAGGCCAAGTTCGGCTCGGCTATTCCGGTCAGGCGCTGCCCGGAGTGCAATCGCGCATCGCGGAGAATGGCGAGATCGAGGTCAAGTGTCCCACGCACATGATGGGCTATTACAAGCAGCCGGAACTGACGGCGGAAAGCATGACAGCGGATGGCTTCTTCAAGACCGGCGACCGGGGTGAGGTGGATGAACTGGGCCGCTTGAAGATCACTGGGCGGATCAAGGAATTGTTCAAGACCAGCAAGGGCAAGTATGTGTCGCCAGCGCCGATCGAGAACAAGCTCACCCACCAGAAGGTCGAAGCGGTATGCGTGACCGGACCGGGTCACCCGCAACCTTTTGCGCTGATGATGCTGGCGCCCGATGCGCGGAAGGCCTTGCAAGACGCCCAAGCCAGCGAAATACTGCAGGCGGAATTACAGACACTCTTGGATAGCGTGAATACCGCTTTGGAAGACCACGAAAAGCTGAATTATCTGGTGATCGTGAAGGATATCTGGACCACGGACAACGGCTTCCTGACGCCGACCATGAAGATCAAGCGCAACATCATCGAAGATCGCTATTTGTCCAAAGCGCAGAACTGGTCCGCGCTTGGCAAGACCATCATCCTCGAGACGGACTGA
- a CDS encoding CaiB/BaiF CoA transferase family protein: MSRNGNGPLAGLRVLEIAGLGPAPFCGMLFADMGADVVLVDRKQAGPEDMDLGKHAIQNRGKRSIAVDLKTQEGVETVLKLVESCDVLLEGMRPGVMERLGLGPDVCLARNPRLVFGRMTGWGQQGPLAHAAGHDINYIGLSGALWYSGQPGEAPMAPPSLVGDVGGGAMYLAVGVLAGVMSARATGKGQVVDAAIVDGSAHMMNLLLGLKSSGQLPNERGHGILDGPHWYRSYRCADGHFITVGSLEPRFYRILLDKLGLANDTDYAKQNEADAWPRQHERFAALFATRTRDEWCALLEGTDACFAPVLNPDEAAAHPHMAARGVYSRIDGVLQANPAPRFSGTPLAQPGCIPRRGQDTEAVLNDWGKGQGR, encoded by the coding sequence ATGAGTCGAAATGGAAACGGCCCGCTGGCGGGATTACGCGTTCTGGAAATTGCCGGCCTAGGCCCGGCGCCCTTCTGCGGAATGTTGTTCGCAGACATGGGAGCAGATGTCGTACTGGTCGACCGCAAACAGGCCGGTCCCGAAGATATGGATCTGGGCAAACACGCGATCCAGAATCGCGGCAAGCGCTCAATCGCGGTCGATCTCAAAACGCAAGAGGGGGTCGAGACCGTGCTGAAGCTGGTGGAAAGCTGCGACGTGCTGCTGGAAGGCATGCGCCCCGGCGTGATGGAACGCCTGGGTTTGGGCCCCGACGTGTGTCTGGCGCGCAATCCTCGCCTGGTATTTGGCCGCATGACCGGCTGGGGCCAGCAGGGACCGTTGGCGCATGCCGCCGGTCATGACATCAACTACATCGGCTTGTCGGGCGCGTTGTGGTATTCCGGTCAGCCGGGCGAAGCGCCGATGGCGCCGCCCAGCCTGGTGGGCGATGTCGGCGGCGGCGCCATGTATCTGGCGGTCGGCGTGCTGGCCGGCGTGATGAGCGCGCGTGCGACGGGCAAGGGACAAGTAGTCGATGCGGCCATCGTGGACGGCAGCGCTCATATGATGAATCTGTTGCTAGGCTTGAAGTCGTCCGGCCAGCTGCCGAATGAACGCGGGCACGGCATCCTCGACGGCCCGCATTGGTATCGCAGCTATCGTTGCGCCGACGGACACTTCATTACGGTCGGTTCGCTCGAGCCGCGCTTCTACCGCATTCTGCTGGACAAGCTCGGCCTTGCGAATGATACAGATTATGCGAAGCAAAACGAGGCGGACGCCTGGCCGCGACAGCACGAGCGTTTCGCCGCATTGTTTGCTACCCGTACGCGTGACGAATGGTGCGCGTTGTTGGAAGGAACCGATGCCTGCTTCGCGCCGGTATTGAACCCGGACGAAGCGGCGGCGCATCCGCACATGGCCGCGCGCGGTGTGTACAGCCGTATCGACGGAGTGTTGCAGGCCAATCCGGCACCGCGCTTTTCCGGTACGCCGTTAGCGCAGCCTGGTTGCATCCCGCGTCGCGGTCAGGATACGGAAGCGGTGCTCAACGACTGGGGTAAGGGCCAGGGCCGTTAA
- a CDS encoding acyl-CoA dehydrogenase family protein: protein MDFHPDPSLASFRQEVRQFLQTQVPADLKGQPRSTRSTREQVMRWQKVLNAHGWGAPYWAKKDGGTGWSVPQILVFDDECAAAGTPTQDPFVQKLLGPVLNEFATPEQKAEHMPAVFNGERLWCQGFSEPGSGSDLASLRTRAELDGDHYVVNGQKIWTSYAHESDWIFLLVRTNPEVKKQAGISFLLVDMKTPGITVRPIRSIDDSHHLNETFFDNVRVPAKNLVGAEGAGWSITKFLLNNEHATTADLPVQKRYMQQLRQLATTQRVGGELLIDQPEFALKLARLDAEVQAIGMMVQRVAAMEQEHNPASHTLGSMLKIRGTELQQKISECLVEALGDYGAVAYPDPHEDLDPAQPLLPLQEVARGMANNMFFHRASTIYGGTSEVQRSIIAKMLFQL from the coding sequence ATGGATTTTCATCCCGATCCCAGCCTCGCGTCGTTCCGCCAGGAGGTCCGGCAGTTCTTGCAAACGCAGGTGCCGGCGGATCTGAAAGGGCAGCCGCGCAGCACACGTTCGACACGCGAACAGGTGATGCGTTGGCAAAAGGTTCTCAATGCGCACGGCTGGGGCGCGCCATACTGGGCCAAGAAGGATGGCGGTACCGGTTGGTCCGTTCCGCAGATTCTCGTGTTCGATGACGAATGCGCTGCCGCCGGCACGCCGACGCAGGATCCGTTCGTGCAAAAGCTGCTGGGCCCGGTGCTGAATGAATTTGCCACGCCGGAGCAGAAGGCCGAGCACATGCCGGCAGTCTTCAACGGCGAGCGCCTGTGGTGCCAGGGTTTTTCGGAGCCGGGATCCGGTTCCGACCTGGCTTCGCTGCGCACGCGCGCCGAGCTCGACGGCGACCATTATGTGGTCAACGGCCAAAAGATCTGGACCAGCTATGCGCATGAATCCGACTGGATCTTCCTCCTGGTACGCACCAATCCCGAGGTGAAGAAGCAGGCCGGCATCAGCTTCCTTCTGGTCGACATGAAGACGCCCGGCATCACCGTGCGTCCGATCCGCAGCATCGATGACAGCCATCACCTGAACGAAACCTTCTTCGACAACGTGCGCGTGCCGGCGAAGAACCTGGTCGGTGCCGAAGGCGCAGGCTGGAGCATCACCAAGTTCCTGCTCAACAACGAGCATGCGACCACCGCCGACCTGCCGGTGCAGAAGCGCTATATGCAGCAGTTGCGACAACTGGCGACGACGCAGCGTGTCGGCGGTGAATTGCTGATTGACCAGCCGGAGTTCGCGCTGAAGCTGGCGCGCCTGGACGCCGAGGTGCAAGCGATCGGCATGATGGTGCAACGCGTGGCCGCGATGGAGCAGGAGCACAATCCGGCCTCGCACACCCTGGGCTCGATGCTGAAGATCCGCGGCACTGAATTGCAGCAGAAGATCAGCGAATGCCTGGTCGAAGCGCTGGGTGACTACGGCGCGGTTGCCTATCCGGACCCGCATGAGGATCTCGACCCGGCACAGCCTTTGCTGCCCTTGCAGGAAGTGGCACGCGGCATGGCCAACAACATGTTCTTCCATCGCGCGTCGACCATCTATGGCGGCACCAGCGAAGTGCAGCGCAGCATCATCGCCAAGATGCTGTTCCAACTTTAA
- a CDS encoding SDR family oxidoreductase, with protein sequence MHYQSIFRPGLFEGKVIIVTGGGSGIGRCVAHELGWLGACVVIVGRNSEKLERVKTEITAEGGFVSAQVCDIRNDAAVLAVVDAVLADHGRIDGLVNNAGGQFFSPLKDISTKGFEAVVRNNLVGGFIFMREVYARWMEQHGGAIVNMSADMWNGLPGCAHSGSARAGMNSLTESAACEWAASGVRVNSVAPGLIASSGFDNYTGEAVSKILGYTATIPAQRYGTVAEVSAAIVFLLSPASAFITGTCIRVDGGGPNARSSWKLQPHNKSVPFDGFHLDSTPDLLKNDH encoded by the coding sequence ATGCACTATCAATCGATCTTCCGACCAGGATTGTTCGAAGGCAAGGTGATTATTGTGACTGGCGGCGGCAGCGGCATCGGCCGCTGCGTTGCACATGAGTTGGGTTGGCTTGGCGCATGCGTCGTTATCGTCGGGCGCAATTCCGAAAAGCTGGAGCGGGTGAAGACGGAAATCACAGCCGAAGGTGGCTTCGTATCTGCGCAGGTGTGCGACATCCGCAATGACGCGGCAGTGCTTGCGGTCGTCGACGCGGTGCTGGCCGACCATGGCCGCATCGATGGGCTGGTCAATAACGCCGGCGGTCAATTCTTTTCGCCGCTCAAGGACATTTCGACCAAGGGCTTTGAAGCAGTGGTGCGCAATAACCTTGTGGGCGGGTTCATTTTCATGCGCGAGGTGTACGCGCGCTGGATGGAACAGCATGGCGGCGCTATCGTGAACATGAGCGCCGACATGTGGAACGGTTTGCCCGGTTGCGCCCATTCTGGTTCGGCTCGCGCGGGCATGAATTCGCTGACCGAAAGCGCAGCATGCGAGTGGGCCGCTTCCGGCGTACGCGTGAACAGCGTGGCGCCGGGTTTGATCGCTTCGAGTGGTTTCGATAACTATACTGGTGAAGCCGTTTCCAAGATTCTTGGTTATACCGCGACGATCCCGGCACAGCGCTACGGCACGGTAGCCGAAGTGTCGGCGGCGATTGTATTTCTGCTATCGCCGGCATCGGCGTTCATCACCGGCACCTGCATCCGCGTGGATGGCGGCGGCCCGAACGCGCGCAGTTCCTGGAAACTGCAGCCACACAATAAGAGCGTGCCGTTTGACGGCTTTCACCTGGACTCGACGCCGGACTTGCTGAAGAATGACCACTGA
- a CDS encoding MaoC family dehydratase yields the protein MKSYETLADLQPLVGESLGASDWIVIDQARINIFADATGDHQWIHVDPERAAKGPFGAPIAHGFLTLSLLPVFMGTAFEIRGSTMGVNYGLNKVRFMRPVPVNSRLRAHFKLLSWEAIENNGAQMIYEMSVELEGTAKPVCVAESIVRRFP from the coding sequence ATGAAGAGTTATGAAACCCTGGCCGATTTGCAGCCCTTGGTAGGCGAATCCCTCGGCGCCAGCGACTGGATCGTGATCGACCAGGCACGTATCAACATCTTTGCCGACGCCACCGGCGATCATCAGTGGATCCACGTCGATCCCGAACGCGCAGCGAAAGGCCCGTTCGGCGCGCCGATCGCGCATGGCTTCCTGACGCTGAGCCTGTTGCCGGTCTTCATGGGAACCGCATTCGAGATCCGCGGCTCCACCATGGGCGTGAACTATGGCCTGAACAAGGTGCGCTTCATGCGGCCGGTGCCGGTCAACAGCCGCCTACGTGCGCATTTCAAGCTGCTGTCGTGGGAAGCGATCGAGAACAACGGCGCGCAAATGATCTACGAAATGTCGGTCGAACTCGAAGGCACCGCCAAGCCGGTGTGCGTGGCAGAGTCGATCGTACGACGCTTTCCCTAG
- a CDS encoding acyl-CoA dehydrogenase family protein, protein MDFNLNSEQQLLQDSVRRYVDKAYSFEARTALVNAKQGGSTGNWAIFAENGWLMAALPEEYGGLGGSLIDTALIAQELGRGLVIEPYLGCAVLAAQTLAAGGTAAQKERLLPLLADGSQRIALAYSEPASRGMPETVSLRAERDANGYVLQGRKSLVLGAVGAQQFIVSAQVSGAKDITLLLVDANSAGLKRQAMPLHDGTWVEELTFDGVQVGADNVLNGGLAALRASLAHGIVTQCAELVGAMEKTIELTAEYLKTRQQFGVAIGNFQALQHRIADMAAEMEVARSMLHAALASVENDDDATRQKTLSAAKALVCRAAKFVCGQGIQLHGGIGMTEEYQVGHYYKRAIVADLLLGGSDRHEAACAAALQSELRAR, encoded by the coding sequence ATGGATTTCAATCTGAATTCGGAACAACAGCTGTTGCAGGACAGCGTGCGGCGCTATGTCGACAAGGCCTACAGCTTTGAGGCACGCACCGCGCTGGTCAATGCGAAGCAGGGCGGCAGCACCGGCAACTGGGCCATCTTCGCCGAAAACGGCTGGTTGATGGCGGCGTTGCCGGAAGAATACGGTGGCCTCGGCGGCTCATTGATCGACACCGCGCTCATCGCGCAGGAGCTCGGTCGCGGCCTGGTGATCGAGCCCTATCTCGGCTGCGCGGTGCTCGCTGCGCAGACCTTGGCGGCGGGTGGCACCGCCGCGCAGAAAGAACGTCTGCTGCCTCTGCTGGCAGACGGTTCGCAGCGCATCGCGCTCGCCTACAGCGAGCCGGCATCGCGCGGCATGCCGGAAACGGTTTCGTTGCGTGCAGAGCGCGACGCCAACGGCTATGTGCTGCAGGGGCGCAAGTCCTTGGTGCTGGGTGCGGTCGGCGCGCAGCAATTCATCGTTTCCGCGCAAGTGTCGGGAGCGAAAGACATTACGCTGCTGCTGGTCGATGCCAATAGCGCGGGCCTGAAGCGGCAGGCAATGCCTCTGCATGACGGCACCTGGGTGGAAGAACTGACATTCGACGGCGTGCAGGTTGGTGCCGACAATGTGCTCAATGGCGGTCTGGCCGCGCTGCGTGCCAGCCTCGCGCACGGCATCGTGACGCAGTGCGCGGAGCTGGTCGGTGCGATGGAAAAGACCATCGAACTCACCGCCGAATACCTGAAGACACGCCAGCAGTTCGGCGTTGCGATCGGCAATTTCCAGGCGCTGCAGCATCGCATCGCCGACATGGCGGCCGAGATGGAAGTGGCACGCTCGATGTTGCACGCGGCGCTGGCGTCGGTGGAAAACGACGACGACGCGACGCGTCAAAAGACGCTGTCAGCGGCCAAGGCACTGGTCTGCCGCGCGGCAAAATTCGTCTGCGGCCAAGGCATCCAGCTGCATGGCGGCATCGGCATGACCGAGGAATACCAGGTCGGCCACTACTACAAGCGTGCGATTGTCGCCGACCTGCTGCTGGGCGGTAGTGATCGGCACGAAGCGGCGTGCGCCGCAGCGCTGCAAAGCGAATTGCGTGCAAGGTGA